One part of the Trypanosoma brucei brucei TREU927 chromosome 4, complete sequence genome encodes these proteins:
- a CDS encoding nucleolar protein, putative (similar to GB:AAH00656.1 nucleolar protein 1 (120kD) Swiss-Prot:P46087 {Homo sapiens}) → MSGNGGISGNYAPYEENEEVEYNDEEFGSYEEEESDYFSDGEEVEDDDDFEAKAIKFRQQMDKLHSEAAAEQEGDIRSRTAKPTLFGDAEEQEEDGEQVQLLGQQHTVEELRDRIGETVHVLSHFKEEREEGRTREDYMQLLRADIMELYGYNEFLTDSILLLFSPTEAVEFFEAMEKPRPTTIRVNTIKAKRRDLVQALVKRGMNVEPLEKWSKVGLQVFESNVPISGTVEYLAGHYMLQSAVSFLPVMALAPQINERVLDMAAAPGGKTTYIAQLMKNTGVIFANDVSEPRTKSLNANLQRLGVTNTVVTNYDGVGFEKVMKNFDRILLDAPCTGSGIISRDKSIKTSKQYEDVQRASQLQRSLLLSAIDAVRVGGYIVYSTCSFLVEENEAVVDFVLHRRDVAIVETGLPFGRPGLTKYRHHRFHDKLQNARRLFPHVHNMDGFFVCKLKKLSNNAGGPSTNGLKKEESNVAKSENVKTMKGTNKRQREDDSKAKGELKTKNNRISVPPATKKSPKSKGKSG, encoded by the coding sequence ATGTCTGGAAATGGCGGTATCAGTGGCAACTATGCGCCATacgaggaaaatgaagaagtcGAATACAACGATGAAGAATTCGGATCCtacgaggaagaagaaagtgatTACTTTTCCGATGgtgaagaagtggaagatgatgatgacttTGAGGCGAAAGCTATAAAATTCCGCCAGCAGATGGACAAGTTACATTCAGAGGCTGCAGCGGAACAGGAGGGAGACATCAGGTCCCGAACAGCCAAACCAACACTCTTCGGTGATGCAGAGGAGCAAGAAGAGGATGGAGAGCAGGTGCAACTGCTGGGACAGCAGCACACTGTAGAGGAGCTAAGAGATCGCATCGGTGAAACTGTCCATGTCCTTTCCCATTTTAAGGAAGAGCGAGAAGAGGGGCGAACGCGGGAAGATTATATGCAGCTGCTTCGTGCAGACATCATGGAACTCTACGGGTATAATGAGTTTCTTACAGATTCAATTCTTCTCCTGTTTTCGCCCACAGAGGCTGTTGAGTTCTTTGAAGCAATGGAAAAGCCGCGACCAACAACTATTCGGGTCAACACAATCAAGGCCAAACGTCGTGACTTGGTGCAGGCCCTTGTGAAGCGTGGAATGAACGTAGAGCCATTGGAAAAGTGGTCCAAAGTAGGGCTCCAGGTGTTTGAGTCTAATGTTCCCATCTCCGGCACAGTCGAATACCTTGCCGGGCATTACATGCTTCAGTCTGCAGTATCGTTCCTACCTGTAATGGCGCTGGCACCGCAAATTAACGAGCGCGTACTTGATATGGCCGCGGCTCCTGGCGGAAAAACGACGTATATTGCGCAGTTGATGAAAAATACCGGCGTCATTTTTGCCAACGATGTCAGTGAGCCCCGTACAAAATCCTTGAATGCAAACCTTCAGCGGCTCGGTGTAACAAACACCGTGGTGACTAACTACGACGGAGTTGGGTTTGAGAAGGTCATGAAAAACTTCGATCGTATTTTATTGGATGCCCCGTGTACAGGCAGTGGAATTATTTCCCGGGACAAAAGCATCAAAACAAGCAAGCAATACGAAGATGTGCAGAGAGCCTCTCAGTTGCAGCGGTCACTTCTCCTCTCAGCGATAGACGCGGTGCGGGTTGGTGGGTACATTGTGTATTCGACTTGCTCCTTCCTTGTcgaggaaaatgaagcggTTGTGGACTTCGTGCTCCACCGGCGTGACGTGGCCATTGTGGAGACGGGGCTGCCATTTGGAAGGCCGGGATTGACGAAGTACCGCCACCACAGGTTCCATGACAAGCTGCAAAACGCCCGGCGGCTCTTCCCTCACGTGCACAATATGGACGGTTTCTTTGTGTGCAAGTTGAAGAAACTTTCAAATAACGCAGGCGGTCCGAGCACGAATGGgctgaagaaggaggaatctAACGTCGCGAAAAGTGAGAATGTGAAAACAATGAAGGGAACTAACAAACGGCAAAGAGAGGATGACAGCAAGGCAAAGGGGGAACTAAAGACCAAGAACAATCGTATCAGTGTCCCGCCGGCCACGAAGAAGTCTCCAAAgagtaaagggaaaagtggATGA